DNA from Lentibacillus amyloliquefaciens:
CATCGCCGCATGCTGCTAACATCATGCACACCAGGAAAATAAAAATGATGCCTAAAAAACGGTATGTTTTCCACATATAAGTGTCAACCACTCCTTTTTTAAAATTCGACAAATACTATTATAAAAAAGTAGTATGTTATAGCCAAATTCCGTTTTGTTTTGTATTTGCGTTAATATGGATATTAGATTGTTTTATCGGGATTTAGAATGCTCGTTCTTTAAATTTGTTCATATCACTAAGCTCAACACCAAAAATCTAAGGTTGACATCATTAAGCAGTCCCTGCATATAAGCTAGATTGCATTCAACTAAACCCGGATTTCATATACTGCCCGATTCCGCGTGAAGTAATAACGACGTTGTAAAGCTTTTTTTATTGTGATGTCCTTCAATAACAGCGTTTGTGAAGCGTAATCGGTGATAGTTTAGTACTTCCGTCTCCCAGTTTTGAATGGTTTTGATACAGGATTCAGCGGCTCATGGCGAATACGGTGCCCTTGTTGATACCACATACCCAATGTTACCTTGGCTTGTTCAGCGTCAACGCTCAGGTCATACCAGTCAATGAATGCCTCTTTCCACTGGTAGACAGCTTCTAATCACCGATCATACTTCAGAATCGTTTGAACAGTAATCTGTTCCTTAGCCGATAACATATCATAACGCTTTTCCAGCAAATGATGATGACGTTTTAATTGCTTGCGTGCATTAGGACTTGAGGGTTTTTTGTTCCTCTTTCATTTATTTCATCGTATGCTCAGCCCCAATTTCCGCACTCATGGAACTGCTAAACTAAAGTAGACCATTTCCGCTAAATAAAAATGAACACTTTCTGGCAGAGGGTAGCAGCGAATGGAGGGCAGCGAATGGAGGGCTGTCCCGAGGGGCAGCCCTCCATTCGCTTTCGAAATTTTTATCCCCCTATCTTCAAATTTTTTCTTCACATTCCTATATAATGTCATAGATATTGAACATTTATACTACATAGAGGAATGGGGAGA
Protein-coding regions in this window:
- a CDS encoding transposase, producing the protein MKTIQNWETEVLNYHRLRFTNAVIEGHHNKKSFTTSLLLHAESGSI